A region of the Oncorhynchus gorbuscha isolate QuinsamMale2020 ecotype Even-year linkage group LG02, OgorEven_v1.0, whole genome shotgun sequence genome:
gcatgagtagcagggcgctgaaatgttgcgcgatttttaacagaatgcttacaggtctgctgttagaaccagtaaaggcgaCTTTAacactcttgggtagcggaattactttggcttccctccaggcctgaggacaaagattttcctctaggctcagattacaAATaagacagataggagtggctatagagtcagctaccatcctcagtagctttccatatttaaaaaaaacatttatttaaccaggcaagtcagttaagaacccattcttatttacaatgacagcctaccagggaacagtgggttaactgccttgttcatgggcagaacaacagatgtctaCCTTGTCAACCCAGGGaatcaatctagcaacctttcggttactgtcccaacactctaaccactaggctacctgccgccccaaatctaagttgtcaatgccaggaggtttgtcattattgatcgataacaataatTTTTCCACTTCTCCCACGcaaactttacaaaattcaaacttgcaatgcttttctttcattatttttatatttttatgcatgaatacaaTTGCTCACTGTTTGTTGTTGACATTTGCTGCCTAAGTTTttccactttgccaatgaaataatcattaaaataattggcatcATCAAATGGTTTcatgatgaataagccatctgaatCGATGAAAAATTGAGTTATATGcatctttctgcccataatttcatttaaagtacagtattctttatatcattgatatTGGCTTCAtaacagtttcttcttctttttgttgagtttaatcacataatttctcaatttacagtaagtaagccagtcagatgtgcagccagacttactaGCCACTcgttttgccccatctctttcaaccatacagtttttcaattcctcatcaaccATGAAGcattaacagttctaacagttagtttcttaacaggtgcatgtttatcaataattggaagaagcaatttcataaattcctcaagtgcagcatctggattctcctcattaatcacatcagaccaacataTATTTTTAGCATCATCCACAATAGAGccacagcaaaatattttgtatgatctcttattcactattttaggcccagcttttgGAATATTTGACTttctgtaacgtctgcttccaactcacactctcaaataAGTAGATCCCCGaatgcagctcactttccagccaactttccagctcacactctcaaacacatagatcccctgaacacagctcattctccagatcccaatcacctgaattctgatcacctgttcacacacctgtatgtcattatcacacactatttagtttaattctttccaattgtgaggtattgtttctTTTTTGACACACTTCTATTCAGGGCGCTGGGATTCCAGTGATTTAAACCTCCCATGTATGATAGTTTTGGCCTGCCTCACTAACGAGGGCTATTATCTGCCTATACTTTAgcctatcggatttcctgttatcaacctattgcctgatctcccggacgacgttactagccttttccctgcctgtactgttgcctttttggaccccctgtgtatgaccttctgcctgcccctggacccagctacctgcctcctcctgtggtcctttacaaataaacacctgcgcttgaaaccagctctatCTCTCCCATCGTGTTCAATACACTTTCCtagatatagccactatattgtgatcactgcatccaatgggtacggatatagctttagaacaaagttctacagtattattaaaaatgtgatcaatacatgtggatgatcttgttcctgtaatgtttgttaacaccctggtaggttgattaataacctgaaccagattacaggcactggttatagtgagaagcttcctcttgagtggacagcttgatgaaaaacagtcaatattcaggtccccaagaaagtagacctccacgtttacatcacatacactatcaagcatttcaaaCATATTAGTTaggtactgactgttagcacttggtggcctatagcatcagaaaaggctttagatgtgccaagaTGTGCCAACCTGCAACCACAAAACTTCAAaaacacttgacataagatcttctctCAGCATTAGAgtgatatggctctgaatatatacagcaacacctcccccataagcatttctgtctcttcCATAGATGTTATATCcgtgtattgctactgctgtatcatcaaataaattatctaagtgagtctcagaaatggctaatatatgaatgttatctgatggtagcaagttattgatttcatgaaccttatttctatGGCTACttatattaatatgggctattttcaacCATTTCCTGGGTAGCTTATAAAAGGTAGCCATGTAATGCTTTAAAAGGCTGAtcgtggctcacatcaacaccattatcccagaaacgctagacccactccaatttgcataccgcaccaacagatcaaatcaaatcaaatcaaatgtacttatctagcccttcgtacatcagctgatatctcaaagtgctgtacagaaacccagcctaaaaccccaaacagcaagcaatgcaggtgtagaagcacagtggctaggaaaaactccctagaaaggccaaaatctaggaagaaacctagagagaaaccaggctatgtggggtggccagtcctcttctggctgtgccgggtggagattataacagaacatggccaagatgttcaaatgttcataattgaccagcatggtcaaataataataaacacaggcagaacatttgaaactgaagcagcagcacggtcaggtggactggggacagcaaggtgtcatcatgtcaggtagtcctgaggcatggtcctagggctcaggtcctccgagagagagaaagaaagagagaaagagagaattagagagagcatacttaaattcacacaggacaccggataggacaggagaagtactccagatataacaaactgaccctagccccccgacacataaactactgcagcataaatactggaggccaaacaggaaggatataaccccacccactttgccaaagcacagcccccacaccactagagggatatcttcaaccaccaacttaccatcctgagacaaggccgagtatagcccacaaagatctccaccacagcacaatccaagggggggggggggcgccaatcCAGACagaaagatcacatcagtgactcaacccactcaagtgatgcacccctcctagggacggtatgaaagagccctagtaagccagtgactcagcccctgtaatagggttagaggctgAGAATCActgtggaaagaggggaaccggccatgcagagacagcaagggcggttcgttgctccagagaatttccgttcaccttcacactcctgggccagactacactcaatcatatgacccactgaagagatgagtcttcagtaaagacttaaaggttgagaccgagtttgcatctctcacatgggaaggcagaccattccataaaaatggagctctataggagaaagccctgcctccagcggtttgcttagaaattctagggacaattgggaggcctgcgtcttgtgactgtagcgtacgtgtaggtatgtacggcaggaccaaatcagagagacaggtaggagcaagcccatgtaatgctttgtaggttagcagtaaaaccttgaaatcagcccttgccttgccAGGAAGTCAGTGTAGGggggctagcactggagtaatatgatcaaatgttttggttctagtcaggattctagcagccgtatttagcactaactgaagtttattttgtgctttatccgggtagccggaaagtagagcattgcagtagtctaacctagaaatgacaaaagcatggatacatttttctgcatcatttttggacagaaagtttcagatttttgcaatgttacatagatggaaaaagctgtccttgaaacagacTTGATATGTTcctcaaaagagagatcagggtccagagtaacgccgaggtcctccacagttttatttgagacatcTGTACAACCACTAAGAttgattgtcagattcaacagaaaatctgtttgtttcttgggacctagaacaagcatctctgttttgtccgagtttaaaagtagaaagtttgcagccacccacttccttatgtctgaaacacatgcttctagcgagggcaattttggggcttcaccatgtttcattgaaatatacagctgtgtgtcatttGCATAGCAgtaaaagttaacattatgttttcgaatgacatccccaagaggtaaaatatatagtgaaaacaatagtggtcctaaaacggaaccttgaggaacaccgaaatttacagttgacttgtcagaggacaaaccattcacagagagaaactgatatctttccgacagataagatctaaaccaggccagaacttgtccgtgtagacaaATTTGGGTTTCCAGTctatccaaaagaatgtggtgatcgatggtatcaaaagcagcactaaggtctaggagcacgaggacagatgcagaacctcggtctgatgccattaaaagttaattcaccaccttcacaagtgcagtcagtgctatgatggggtctaaaaccagactgtagcatttcgtatacattgtttgtcttcaggaaggcggTGACTtgttgcgcaacagccttttctaaaaagtttGAGAAGAATAGAAGATTCGATaaaggccgatagttttttatattttctgggtcaaggtttggctttttcaagagaggctttatcactgccacttttagtgagtttggtacacatccggtggatagagagccgtttattatgttcaacataggagggccaaacacaggaagcagctctttcagtagtttagttgaaaTACGGTCCAGTATGCAGCTCCTGGCaaagttgtgcagactcaggacaactgagctttgaaggaatacgcagatttaaagaggagtccgtaatttgctttctaataatcatgatcttttcctcaaagaagatcatgaatttattactgctgaagtgaaagccatcctcgcttggggaatgctgctttttagttagctttgcgacagtatcaaaaaggaatttcggattgttcttattttcctcaattaagttggaaaaataggatgattgagcagcagtaagggctcttcgatactgcacggtactgtctttccaagctagtcggaagacttccagtttggtgtggcgccatttccgttccaattttctgaaaGCTTGTTTCAGAGCTCGGGtatattctgtataccagggagctagtttcttatgagaaatgtttttagtttttagtagtgcaactgcatctagggtattgcgcaaggttaaattgagttcctcggttaggtggttaactgatttttgtcctctggcatccttgggtagacagagggagtctggaaggacatcaaggaatctttgtgttgtctgagaatttatagcacaatcTTTgatcctccttggttggggtctaagcagattatttgttgcgattgcaaacataataaaatgcttgtccgatagtccaggagtatgaggaaaaacattaagatccacataatttattccatgggacaaaactaggtccagagtatgactgtgacagtgagtaggtccatagacatgttggacaaaacccactgagtcgatgatggctccgaaagccttttggagtgggtctgtggacttttccatgtgaatattaaagtcaccaaagattagaatattatctgctatgactacaaggtccgataggaattcagggaactcaatgaggaacgctgtatatggcccaggaggcctgtaaacagtagctataaaaagtgaatgagtaggctgcatagatttcatgactagaagctcaaaagatgaaaacgtatttttttgttgttgtaaattgacatttgctattgtaaatgttaccaacacctctgcctttgcgggatgcacgggggatatgggcactagtgtagccaggaggtgaggcctcatttaacacagtaaattcatcaggcttaagccatgtttcagtcaggccaaccacatcaagattatgatccgtgattagttcattgactataattgcctttgaagtaagggatctaacattaagtagccctattttgagatgtgaggtatcatgatctctttcaataatgacaggaatggaggaggtctttatcctagtgagattgctaaggcgaacaccgccatgtttaattttgcccaacccaggtcgaggcacagacacgtctcagactccactatgctggcaggctggctaacagcctgctgcctggcctgaaccctatttcattgtggagcttgaggagttagagccctgtctatgttggtagataagatgagagcaaccctccagctaggatggagtccgtcactcctcagcaggtcaggcttggtcctgtttgtgggtgagtcccagaaagagggccaattatctacaaattctatcttttgggaggggcagaaaacagttttcaaccagcgattgagttgtgagactctatCGCTGGAGAGCTCATcactgtagagctcatcactccccctaactgggagggggccagagacaattactcgatgacgacacatctttctagctgatttacacgcagaagctatgttgcgcttggtgatctctgactgtttcatcctaacatcattggtgccgacgtggataacaatatctctatactctctacactcgccagttttagctttagccagcatcTTCAGATTAGCTTTAATGTCGGTAGCCccgccccctggtaaacagtgtatgatcgctggatgattcgttttaagtctaatactgcgggtaatggagtcgccaatgactagagttttcaatttgtcagagcttatggtgggaagcttcggcatctcagaccccgttacgggaggagtagagaccagagaaggctcggcctctgactccgacttgTTGCTTAATGGggaatccacagatgatgcaatctctattgcattccacactgccctttcacacctggactaaaggaacacccatataagaatgctattcattgactacagctcagcgttcaacaccatagtgccctcaaagctcatcactaagctaagaaccctgggactaaactcctccctctgcaactagatcctagacttcctgataggccaggcatgactccaacaccatcattaagtttgctgatgatacaacagtggtaggcctgatcactgacaatgttgagacagcatatagggaggaggtcagaaacctgaccgtgtggtgcaatgacaaatatttgacatgggtccctagatcctcaaaaagttctactgctgcatcattgagagcatactgaccagttgcatcactgccagATATTTCAAATGCTCGGCCTCCGAtcataaggcactacagagggttgtgtgtTCGGCCCATTACATTACCAGGGTCaagcatcctgccatccaggacctctatatcagacgtgtcagaggaaggctctaaaaattgtcaaagactccagttgGTTTAGCCAAGGAAAAAGTCAGCGACCTTCCCACTAGTCATGaatggctgagataatgagtgggctggacatgccgagagatgacttcggattggtctgccatgtagcaaggttctgtctataacatgagctggttgACTCGCTAGCTAACCTcacatgtatgatctgtgtagtaatattatttgcaGCTCAGAGCCATTTCCATTGCTAGCTATAGCTTAATGTTAGCTAGATAACATTGATCTGGtaggttagctacctgcagattcatgcagggcagtaacattatgagttgggattatggttcattgtttagctatctagctagacCCCACTATgaaagtaaccatttcaatagaatgtcactgcgatAACTGTCAATAAACGTAGCTGgttaattcactctggctatctactccgatttaagagcacagaataactgacaCATTTACGAaagctcaacacctgttgaatatggccgtgTTATTAAATGTTGGCAAAAAAGCATAATCAAATTGTTGCATGCAGTACGTTGCAGtgaccaacactctggataacataaaaacagcctaaccagctctgctagggcaagtaaaatggtcagagtgagctatTCTCTCATTTGTGTTTGGAAGTAGCTAGCAGTCTAGCCAATGTtaaccagttagcttgggtgcttgactgctctTATTAGGTCAGAATGCTcgaatcaaccctactcctcggccagagcgtccagtgtgcgctctgaacactCCGAGAGTGAAACACTCAAACTAataatctgacaacgctctgagtttacaaaTGTCCAGAAAACACTCTGGCACTACAAATAGCAGtcgtagtataaaccagccttttgTCTTAAATCTTTtgttttgaattttaccccttctCCCCAacttcgtggtgtccaattgttgtagtagctactatcttgtctcatcgctacaactcccgtacgggctcgggagagacgaaggttgaaagtcatgcgtcctccgatacacaacctagccgcactgcttcttaacacagtgcgcatccaacccggaagccagccgcaccaatgtgtcggaggaaacactgtgcacctggcaaccttggttagcacgcactgctccctgcccgccacaggagtcgctggtgtgcgatgagacaaggacattccTACCGACCAAGCCTTCCCTAACACGGAcggcgctaggccaattgtgcgtcgcccaacGAAGCTCCCGGTCGCGAATCCAGGGTCTCTGAttgcacagctggcgctgcagtacagcgcccttaaccactgcaccacccgggagacCATATGTGAATTCTTAAAGAggtgggtggggctaaagcttaagagggtgtgaatgatgctgaatgggtgttgacaaagaagagctctccagtatatgtaccaaaacattcgtgggccattttctcaaaagtgattttacaagtttatcaactttcaaagcagaattactttcccattgttcctcaactataGTGTATGATATGCCATTtactagctctgagtctctacttttatgtaAGAAACatcatttcaaattttgctacgtAAGACCGAATTTAGCCGGTCGGTCACAAATGGGAAAGTTTGTGACTGCTGGTATAGCCTATTACTGGCTTCTTCAGAAGTGTAAGGGCAGAATCTGCGAAGGCCAGCAGCAGTGGGAGGAAGGTAGGGAACTTTTGTTTTATTATTCTAGCTAGGCtatcttgatctctggctccctcttgagtCATTTGTGTGTGTTAATTTAATCAAACAGCATCAGACAAGTTAAGGACacatagttgattttattaaaacacatagggtgtgtcAATATACAGAAAAATACACTTTTACAAATTTAGACCCATCGATTGGTCCAAAGAAAAGACAACTCTTGGTGGACTAATATTTTTGTTATTGTTGGGGACAGCCCTAGTAGAAATGCAGGAAATAAGCTTTTgatgcccccccccaaaaaaatatgaGGGAAGACCCCCTTATAATTTatgtcccccccacttctaaatcCAAAGTTGTGCCCCTGTCTATATTATTCTATTCTAACATGAGGAGGATTGCGATGAGTCATACCTCCCCCTCTGTACAAAGATGTCAGTCTGATGTTCTTATATTTGCTGTTCTAATCTCTTCTCTCTTGCCTTCTTAAAAAGGCAACACGAACTCCCATTCCTGGTGCTTTGTTTTACTTAAACATGGAAACATATTGTAGACATATCTTCTGCAGCTCCTATGCTGAATGCTATGTCAACATATTGTGCATAAAATACTAAATGCTATGTTAGCATAGATTGTATAAGCACATGTTAGAATTGCTAAAAGTAAAACTTTGAAATAGACATGTATTCACATAACATTTCATTTGACGCCTACCTAAATATATAGCTACCAGTACAGGTATTCAAGCAAGCTTGATAGGGCAGCAAGAACATACATGGCATATCTAACTTTAGCATGTTGATAGGTACTGCAGAAAGCAGCTGAAGTtgttggaggaagagaggaataaTGCCTGTGTTCATTTCAGATAGTCGGTTGAAAGGACAGATTGTATCTACTGGAGGCTCCGAGAGAAGTtccccctaggtacagatctaggatctcctcccccaatcctaaccttagccATTAGTGGGGAAATTCAAAACTGACCCGAGGTCAGCATCTAGGAGCAACTTCACGCTACTCCATACTGGAGGGACTGCTATAAAAGAGAGCAGCCCAGGACACCTTTCTGCCGGCACTTGAGCAGCTTGAGGAAGGTCTCCATCTTGTGAGTGTCTTTTTTGAAGCAGGCCAGTAAGCTATAGTCCCTGAGCACCGATTCTAACATGTCAAAATGCACAGGGTAGTCTGCCAGGCTCTTGTTGTTCTGCTCCAGCATCACAGCACCCTCACCCAGCATCTGCAAGAAAAGATAAGGAACTTCCATTAGCTTTAAAACAAACCAAAACAGCTagatttggagagagagaaaatacagtACTATACTGCTATATTTTGTCAAAAATACTTCCAAAAGTGGTTGAGACACTATATGTTAGGATATCTCATGAAAGCAGTGTATTGTATGCACATCTGTTTGCAACAGTGATATGACCTATGACTCGCCTTTTGGATGAGGATGGTCACTCCTTGCGCCAGGTTCATCAGCTTGTCTGATATCCACTTGGTTTTGTTGATCAGTgccatgggggcattgtcatagcGATCCAATGAAGTCTGCAGCTTGACCAGGGGATCAATCCAGAACTTGATTAGGAACAGAATGGAGTGCAAAAGCCACTTGTCCTGAAACAAGAGAGGACCAAATAGAGAAACAATGGCATCAAGCTCTTTCAGTCAACACAAAAACCCATCATATGCCGAGGATATTATGAGCAATAGGCATTGAACAATCTTATTTTGAAGTAAAACCAACATCTAGCAATATAAACACAGCCTTTGCCTCTCTGTCAGTTCCATGCCTGCTTACAGAGTTTTCTTGGACCTCACTTCTGGAAGTGGAGATGGATAAGGTGCTGGTGGTGCATGTGTTCCCTGTTTGAGTCAACGGAATTCGAACTTGGAAGGGAATAAACATCTCCTCCTACAcggagccagagagggagaaatagaacaAAGTAAGAAGAAAACACTAACAGAGACTGGCACATAGCAAGATCCTTCCAGCATAAGCCATCTGTTGACAAGAAACGCATTTGAGTTCTGATCGGTTTTCATCTAGGGAGTTCACAAACCTCACTTCGCTACCCCACAAACCATACTGAGCTTTCCAAACAGGACGTTTTAAAGGatattttaacagcaacaacaTATGTTAGTCTTTTTTTTTATAAATGCACACACTTCATATCATTCTACACCAGATAAAACAGTTTTTCAAGTTCTCACTGGGATCTTGAAAGACGTGCAGTTGGATTCAGGTATTAGTAATAGTAAAAGGTTGCACTTCTCAGAAAATACTACAGTTATGAACATTCAAGTTTGAATAAAGTTATGAAGACATTTGGCATGAGCTCTGTCTCTGCATGATCAATCCATATACAAAGGAGTGATACAATCGATCAAAATCAAGAGAAGGTTTGAATGAAAGAAGACAGACCATGACAGATGTGAAATTACTTGATCATCTGTTTACaatacatttgaaatgtatttagaaACAAAAAATGCACTCCAAACCAGCTTTTCATGTGTTTTTGAAAGCAAAGGTAGAATACATTTTTTGTCATTTGCGCTACAATAAAAACACAATTATTGTATTTCCAACCCATGTTTAACATACATTTATAGTAGGGTGTACTCACAAACAAGGTGAGAGACTTCTCTGAGACCAGGTAGATGAGCTCAGCATGTTGGATGGCCCGGTCCAGGAGTTTCTCCAGGGAGATGGTGCAGTGAGTGCTACCAGGATCCTGACACTCTGCCATAGACCCCGTAGTGCCTTGGAAGGGCCAGAGTAGTAG
Encoded here:
- the smtlb gene encoding somatolactin beta, producing MNNSKALHGCVLLLLWPFQGTTGSMAECQDPGSTHCTISLEKLLDRAIQHAELIYLVSEKSLTLFEEMFIPFQVRIPLTQTGNTCTTSTLSISTSRSEVQENSDKWLLHSILFLIKFWIDPLVKLQTSLDRYDNAPMALINKTKWISDKLMNLAQGVTILIQKMLGEGAVMLEQNNKSLADYPVHFDMLESVLRDYSLLACFKKDTHKMETFLKLLKCRQKGVLGCSLL